Proteins encoded by one window of Streptomyces sp. ALI-76-A:
- a CDS encoding oligosaccharide flippase family protein, whose protein sequence is MTAPEATARHSASATAPSGVAAAARGGWWGMAGSVANAVFSFVFVGLITRAVGSSGAGAIFTGVALFTILSNACKLGADTGLVRFVPRDLAVDDGRSVGALLRMAALPAAVAVTAASVPLLLFPAVATTLLPQLPAADAVALVRLFGLFLPAATMGAVLLGATRGYGTVVPFVGVEQIGKPVLRVLIAVPVACYAPGLLSLASAWLLPALAGSVAAWFALRRCRADRGTTTSATGRGSLPWRGFWSFAAPRAVSSVFDISAVWIGVILLSVLATADEAGVYTAIGRVVTAGTLVQLAVRLAVAPEISRLLAVDQAGEAHHLHRVSTCWIVLFSWPLFLLVAGFPHTVLSVFGPDFVHGASALAVLCAASMINVAVGNAQTVLLMAGRSSWHLAVTAAAFTVQLTVGVFAVPAWGVLGAAVSWGAAIVVENLAAAVLVRFRLGFPSVDGGYVRALAVALAVSVVLAGARALHGDNSSGLAVGMVFGLCVFGISLWRYRTPLRVGELVGVLRRRAS, encoded by the coding sequence ATGACCGCCCCCGAAGCGACCGCCCGCCACTCCGCCTCGGCCACCGCCCCGAGCGGGGTGGCGGCGGCCGCGCGGGGCGGGTGGTGGGGGATGGCGGGTTCCGTCGCGAACGCCGTCTTCTCCTTCGTCTTCGTCGGCCTGATCACCCGGGCGGTCGGATCGAGCGGGGCGGGAGCGATCTTCACGGGCGTCGCCCTGTTCACCATTCTCAGCAACGCCTGCAAGCTCGGCGCCGACACCGGACTCGTCCGCTTCGTCCCGCGCGACCTCGCCGTCGACGACGGCCGCTCGGTGGGCGCGCTGCTGCGCATGGCCGCCCTGCCGGCGGCCGTGGCCGTCACCGCGGCCTCCGTGCCCCTGCTGCTGTTCCCGGCGGTGGCCACCACACTCCTGCCCCAGCTGCCTGCCGCGGACGCCGTCGCCCTGGTCCGGCTCTTCGGGCTCTTCCTGCCCGCCGCCACCATGGGCGCGGTCCTGCTCGGCGCGACCCGGGGATACGGCACGGTGGTGCCGTTCGTCGGCGTGGAGCAGATCGGCAAACCGGTGCTGCGCGTGCTGATCGCCGTTCCCGTGGCCTGCTACGCGCCCGGACTGCTGTCCCTGGCCTCGGCATGGCTGCTGCCCGCGCTGGCCGGTTCCGTGGCCGCCTGGTTCGCCCTGCGCCGCTGCCGCGCCGACCGGGGCACGACGACGTCTGCCACCGGACGCGGGTCCCTGCCCTGGCGCGGCTTCTGGAGCTTCGCCGCGCCCCGCGCGGTCTCCTCCGTCTTCGACATCAGCGCGGTATGGATCGGCGTCATCCTCCTGTCGGTCCTGGCCACGGCCGACGAGGCGGGGGTGTACACCGCCATCGGCCGCGTCGTCACCGCGGGCACCCTCGTCCAGCTCGCCGTCCGGCTCGCCGTCGCACCGGAGATCAGCCGTCTGCTCGCCGTCGACCAGGCCGGCGAGGCGCACCATCTGCACCGCGTCTCCACCTGCTGGATCGTGCTCTTCTCCTGGCCCTTGTTCCTTCTCGTCGCCGGGTTCCCGCACACCGTTCTGTCGGTCTTCGGACCCGATTTCGTGCACGGTGCGTCCGCGCTGGCGGTGCTGTGCGCCGCCTCGATGATCAACGTCGCGGTCGGCAACGCGCAGACCGTGCTCCTCATGGCCGGCAGAAGCTCCTGGCACCTGGCCGTCACGGCCGCGGCGTTCACCGTGCAGCTGACCGTCGGCGTGTTCGCCGTGCCGGCCTGGGGTGTGCTCGGCGCCGCCGTGTCATGGGGAGCGGCCATCGTCGTGGAGAACCTCGCGGCGGCCGTGCTCGTCCGGTTCCGCCTCGGCTTCCCGTCCGTGGACGGCGGCTATGTGCGAGCGCTCGCCGTCGCACTGGCCGTCTCGGTCGTGCTGGCGGGGGCACGCGCGCTGCACGGTGACAACTCATCAGGACTCGCCGTCGGAATGGTCTTCGGATTGTGTGTATTTGGTATTAGTTTGTGGCGTTATCGGACGCCACTGAGGGTGGGCGAACTGGTCGGAGTGCTGCGCCGCCGCGCCTCGTGA
- a CDS encoding fibronectin type III domain-containing protein, with protein MRLNKFRTKRSVTRAAVTTLVCTAALLETSLAAAADSPGTLTADPMAAWQTDGIVWSLASANGVVYVGGTFDSVRPPGAAPGQREVARRNFAAFDAVTGKLLPCAPSFTGLSRTVRAMKASPDGRTLYVGGSFNRVGSTGVASAVAIKTAGCSLRQDFRPAVSATVRAIDTTSSAVYLGGDFGRVNGQVRNRIAALSPKGTLLPFKADIDRPVRALSAAPSHGRIFVGGDFESVNGRSARSLVALNSTSGATLLSYPGWFPYQSSVKALARDTTRFYAGAEGHGPGIFDGRIAGRLTNGTMVWKDTCRGATQALVPYQGVLYSASHAHDCAETPGGFPERGDRQHLLAQSLTNRKILHWFPDTDDGLGEHVGPRAMAVSRNVLWVGGEFTKVNDKPQQGLTRFGSRDTGAPKVPALALSGNASGKVTLSWRASWDRDDASLTYRIHRDGKLVARKTKSSTYWDRPQMTYTDSVSAGARHRYTIEVTDGTNTSSKSAPLTVTVPSRAAERTEGDPQ; from the coding sequence TTGCGCCTGAACAAGTTCCGTACCAAGAGATCGGTCACCAGGGCCGCCGTCACCACGCTCGTGTGTACAGCAGCCCTGCTCGAAACCTCCCTCGCCGCGGCAGCCGACAGCCCCGGTACGCTCACCGCCGACCCGATGGCCGCCTGGCAGACGGACGGCATCGTCTGGTCGCTGGCTTCCGCGAACGGTGTCGTCTATGTCGGCGGAACCTTCGACTCGGTCCGTCCGCCGGGTGCGGCCCCCGGCCAACGGGAGGTCGCGCGCCGCAACTTCGCCGCGTTCGACGCCGTGACCGGCAAGCTCCTGCCCTGTGCCCCGTCGTTCACCGGCCTGAGCCGCACCGTGCGGGCCATGAAGGCCTCACCCGACGGCCGGACACTGTACGTGGGCGGTTCCTTCAACCGGGTCGGATCCACCGGCGTGGCCAGCGCGGTCGCCATCAAGACCGCCGGCTGCTCATTGCGCCAGGACTTCAGGCCGGCCGTGTCCGCCACCGTCCGGGCCATCGACACGACGTCCAGCGCGGTGTACCTGGGCGGCGACTTCGGCCGTGTCAACGGCCAGGTCAGGAATCGGATCGCCGCCCTGTCCCCCAAGGGCACCCTGCTGCCCTTCAAGGCGGACATCGACCGCCCGGTGCGTGCCCTGTCGGCCGCCCCCTCGCACGGCCGGATCTTCGTCGGCGGCGACTTCGAGTCGGTCAACGGGCGGAGCGCCCGTTCGCTGGTCGCCCTGAACTCCACCAGCGGCGCGACGCTGCTCTCCTATCCCGGCTGGTTCCCGTACCAGTCGTCGGTCAAGGCGCTCGCCAGGGACACCACCCGCTTCTACGCGGGCGCGGAGGGCCACGGGCCGGGCATCTTCGACGGCCGTATCGCGGGACGTCTCACCAACGGGACCATGGTGTGGAAGGACACCTGCCGCGGCGCCACCCAGGCCCTCGTGCCCTACCAGGGCGTCCTCTACAGCGCCTCGCACGCGCACGACTGCGCCGAGACGCCCGGAGGGTTCCCCGAGCGGGGAGACCGGCAGCACCTGCTGGCCCAGTCGCTCACGAACCGGAAGATCCTGCACTGGTTCCCCGACACCGACGACGGACTGGGCGAGCACGTGGGCCCGCGCGCCATGGCGGTTTCGCGGAACGTCCTGTGGGTGGGCGGTGAGTTCACCAAGGTCAACGACAAACCGCAGCAGGGCCTGACCCGCTTCGGCAGCCGCGACACCGGGGCACCGAAGGTTCCGGCCCTCGCGCTGTCCGGCAACGCCTCCGGCAAGGTCACCCTTTCCTGGCGCGCCTCGTGGGACCGCGACGACGCGTCGCTGACGTACCGGATCCACCGGGACGGGAAGCTCGTCGCGCGCAAGACGAAGTCCTCCACCTACTGGGACCGTCCGCAGATGACCTACACGGACTCCGTGAGCGCCGGCGCGCGCCACCGGTACACGATCGAGGTGACGGACGGGACGAACACCTCGTCCAAGTCCGCGCCCCTGACCGTGACCGTGCCGTCGAGGGCCGCGGAGAGAACCGAGGGTGACCCGCAGTGA
- a CDS encoding CDP-alcohol phosphatidyltransferase family protein, with translation MSEFAEVLRQLSTAQKPAKGASLYTVFVNRPAGRVLAAVAYRVGATPNQLTVLGALFTFPALAAVALLPPGPTMSVCVGAALAMGFALDAADGQLARRQRSGSPSGEWLDHVLDCAKIVALHLVVLVSFYRFFSLPSPAFLLAPMVFQLAAVVIFFAGILTEKLKRRAPVEGAVPAGSTPALRSVLLLPVDYGLTCVSFLFLGSQQVFLSVYCALLLAHVLFMAAFLAKWFRELS, from the coding sequence ATGTCGGAATTCGCCGAGGTGCTCAGACAGCTGTCGACGGCCCAGAAGCCCGCGAAGGGGGCTTCGCTCTACACCGTCTTCGTCAACCGGCCGGCCGGCCGGGTACTGGCCGCGGTGGCCTACCGGGTGGGGGCGACGCCGAACCAGCTGACCGTCCTCGGCGCGCTGTTCACCTTTCCGGCCCTGGCCGCGGTCGCACTGCTGCCGCCCGGGCCGACGATGTCGGTCTGTGTCGGCGCGGCCCTGGCCATGGGGTTCGCGTTGGACGCGGCGGACGGTCAGCTCGCACGGAGGCAGCGCTCGGGGAGCCCGTCGGGCGAATGGCTCGACCATGTCCTGGACTGCGCCAAGATCGTCGCCCTCCACCTGGTGGTGCTGGTGTCGTTCTACCGTTTCTTCTCCCTGCCCAGCCCGGCCTTCCTGCTGGCACCGATGGTGTTCCAGCTCGCGGCCGTGGTGATCTTCTTCGCCGGGATCCTGACGGAGAAGCTCAAGCGGCGGGCGCCGGTCGAAGGCGCGGTCCCGGCCGGGTCGACCCCAGCGCTGCGATCCGTGCTGCTCCTTCCGGTCGACTACGGCCTCACCTGCGTCAGCTTCCTATTCCTGGGGAGCCAGCAGGTCTTCCTCTCGGTGTACTGCGCGCTGCTGCTCGCCCATGTCCTGTTCATGGCCGCCTTCCTGGCGAAGTGGTTCCGCGAGCTGAGCTGA